From Gadus morhua chromosome 14, gadMor3.0, whole genome shotgun sequence:
TTAGTCAAAGTGCTCAAAGGATTTTAATTATGTATAACCTCTAGTATTTTAATACACTGTCATCATTCAGCACATACTGTAGATAGTTGTATCCTGAGGCCTTTATGAATGCAATTGCAGAtcctcgcctctcctcctctcctctccacccctcccctgtGTATTGATTCCTAGACAGGATAATAGGTTAAGAGAAGAGATTTGTACTGCAATTGCGAAATAATAATACTCAACAGTTTACTGTCACTTGAGGCAGAGAACAGTCAAAGCACGGGTTAAGAGAGTAGGGTGGCTGCATCACTCAAAAGTAAAGGGAGGCCTACATTTTTTTCTCTCCAGTTCTCTCTGAAGTCTGTTCGTTATGTAACAAGTTGACAAGAGCTTATAATATATGTCAACATCAACAAGGGGACGTGCCAGAACCGCAAATAGCTAAATCGAACAGACGCGTTAAGTTTAGTGATCCACCAAAGAGCTGGGCCCTGAGACGACGTCTGAGGCTACATCCTTCTTTTCGGCGCATGTTAAAAACTCGCACAAAGGGCATCTTGGTAGGATGCCATCACCTCGGTTATAATAGATGTTACATAGGTGTGCTTTCAAGGGAGCCGTCCCGATGGAAGGTACTATTATTGTGACATCTCTGGAGACGGCTTGCTCTTAGGCTTGCCTTCATCCAGTGCCAGCCTCACTTAGCGAGGCAGGGGGAAGGCTTTCAGCTTTTTCAGCTTCGACAGATGCACAGCCAGTGTGTGGTTTCAGGAAAGACGACGATGAGGAGGAAAGACGaaagtgagagatggagaggcggcttgggaggagaggagaaaatcaGGGTGCACGTGGAAGCACTAATTGTGTTTTAAACTGGGTCTACGAGCGTACAACGAGGGAATGGGATGGCTCTGAGCTCCCTGGTGGAAAAAGCCAAGGAAAGAGAAAGTTGTCAGATTTGTAGGTCATGCGGTAGGGGTTGTCGTCAGGCAGACTTGTCTTTCAAATGTCTCACAAGTCTTGCGTGGTGCTTTGATTCCGACTGGTTCCACAGTGGCTCCTTGTCATACTCTTAGGTACAATTATTGCATTTTTAGGGATTTGAAAGGGCAACTATTCTCAGATCCAAAGTTTTGCCAGTTTCATATTCCCTTCTAACCATATCACACATTGTGCTGATACAGGTAGGTAAGATATAGTGTAATATATATCGTAACACAATCTTCCCATTTCCTATTTTCTCCCTGCAGTTAAAATAGCTCCTCGCTTTCCCCTTTTTCGGATTGTGTTTATGCGGTACCTTGTGTTCTCTGAAATGCTGTGATAATATCCTAATTGATTCCCCGCAGTTGTAGAGGGACTGGCAGGAGTGGGTCTTGTAGTCCCATCCGGGGCTTATCAGAGCCTGACCCTCTTCTTTGGTGTGCCACGTTAGCACAGGGCTCCTCTGGGAtatgtccgcccccccccccccccccccccccccccccctccaacaccctccccctgctccttctgGTGCTGACACAGGGATGCAGAAGAAGGGCAAAGCCAAGTCAGTGGAACCCACCCCTTCCCTCgcatacacccaaacacacgcacacacacacacacacgcacacacgcacgcacgcacgcacacacacacacacacacacacacacacacacacacacacacacacacacacacacacacacacacacacacacacacacacacacacctttagcgTAGCCCAGTACTGCCTAAACTCAACTTAGCCCACTCTCCTGCCTCGACTACCTAGATGTTATTTTAGCCGTGCCGGCATTGTAGGTCACTTGGCCTCTGTGCCTCCATTTTGGGAAAGGCTTCCGGGGATATTTTGCcctagaaaaaaataattatcttATCTCCCTAATTCCCAATTATTATGCACAGGCTTATTTAAGCAAAAAGGATtagttcactctctctctctctctctctctctctctctcttgctccctcgctccctctcactctcgctcgttcctcttctttttttggCCCCTGTGTTAGTGCGAGCGCTGAGCAGAGTTTTTCTTGTACTGTGCCAGTCCTGCGCGCCCGCAGTGTGGAGTAGTCCTACACATGGACGGATGAGCGGAGCGGGGTAGCAGCGTACGCCGTCATGTCAGGAGCATCTCCTCTCCGTCCTCCGGGGCTTAGCAGGCTGCAGTGACTGGCACTGTCGCTTCCTGCCTTAGGTAGACGGCGTGGACGGCGTTCTGCGTGGCAGCTCATCAGAGGCGCCGGggttttgttctctctctctctctctttctctcactctctatctctctctctctccctctcactctccctctcactcactgtctccctaGCCTCTCTGCTCTACATGCTGAGGGAGCAACTCTGCCGGGCACCAGATCCTCCACCGCTCAGTGTGGCTGCCCGCGCTCCTCCGAGCCGTCGACATGGAGAGGGTAGGGTTGTGTGTCTTACGTTGACGAGCCTTAGTAGTCCTCGTGCTCTCGTAGCGATTACGCTCCGATGTTCCATCATGTTTTCCTCATGCTGCAGGAAGTTGTGTCGCGTTTTGTTTCGTCCGACAGCTGCTCTCTGCGCTGCCTTTTCACGTGGCTCAGCTCAGGGTGTCAGCCGGAACTACAAACTACTTCATCATGTAGAATCTATCGCAGCGGCGTCAGGTTAATGGATATTTAGGGCTATTTTAGGCTATTGAGTGCTGTAGGGAGAGAAAGGGTATTTGTTCTCTGCCACACGGTATTCTTGAAGCGAAGTCAATAAGTAAACTGAAATAAGAAAACATTTGTattgaatatatttatttaagaaatatatatttgtaatgcTTTTCGAAATGCATGTCTAGCGTAGACATGATCTTTTGATTGTGAACTGccaccacctgtgtgtgtgtgtgtgtgtgtgggtgtgtgtgtgtgtgtgtgtgtatgtgtgtgtgtgcaagtgtacgcgcaagcacgtgtgtgtgtgtgtggctctacGAATTATTTAGATAAGGGATTTCTATACACATTTCTACATGGTGAGGCGATACCACGTTTCAAAGGACGGAGAAATATGTGTCAGCCATCACCAGCGGGTGGTCTTCCCTTCTCCCTCACAGAGCTGCTCAGATTGCCCCGTGCCCCGGCTGGCACAGAGCCTCTGCACGCTGTGCAACAAGTGGCTGTGTTACCAGTGTACCAACATGCACCAACACCACAGACCGCTCGCCACCTCCCAGTACGCAGACCTGGACCTACACCAGCCACCTCCGCCCCCCGGCTCCCACTGTCCTGACGGGACGCACCAGAGAGGGCCCGGCCCCCTGGCCCTGCCCACAGCAGAACCAGGCAAGCACAACCAGAGCCCACCGAGGGGGGGCATCCATCACTCCACGCCTGTTCTCCTGTAGCTTCCCCCCCGGACAGCTCCCGTGTATCTAAGCAGAGCTGCGTGGCTTTGTCTTCTCCTCTGTCTACTGCATGTCGCCTTTTAgttgatgtctctctctttctcttgctcttctCCATCCCTGTTTGCTTGTTAATCAGGTCTCTGTGGGAACCATTGCATTGAATTATGCATGGCGGTAAGAGTGGTAATGGGTCCTGGTTCCTGCAGAACCCACTATTTTATTACATatcacatctgtgtgtgtggcccagATTTTAGAGTGCACTGATGATCATTCTGTTTAGATGAAAGGGAGCAGTGTGTTATTATTGTTGGAGGATAAGCACACGACTTGCAGTCACAATATGGCATGTGTGCCTTGGAGCGATGCACTGTTTGGTAGGATTGTTAATAATTATACGGAAAGCCTGTTTGTAGACGTTGTATCTCATTGTCACCTCACACACTTTCATCTTCACTTGCTATTTTTAGTGTCTGCTCGTGTTCATGTGAGAACAAAAAGGGAAAGGTAAAAGTTGTGAGTAAGGAGTATTAACAAGCAACCTAGGATGTGGTCACTCAGCTAGGGTTCATGAATTGGTGCTGAGGCTTGGCTTGCTACCAGAGAGATGTGTCATGAGCAGCCATATGTAGGCAGGCTGCCTTTGGCCGGGCTGAGCTGTCCAGCAGAGAACAGTAGGGCTGCATTCATTATCCAGGAAGGACACTACAAGTCTGATGCGTGCCAATTCTGATGCACTTTGTAACGTGACCCATTTTGGAGGTTCTGGCAGTTGAAAGTTCTGGCCAAAATCGAATCAGTATGTATTTGCATTGTTgtgatgttttttcttttttcacactgtgcgagtgtgtgtcgtTTGAGGAAGAGGAGTTGAACAGTGTTGAATTATTCAATTATGGGCTTGATTTCCATTTATGTCATCATGCCATTTATTCTGAAACCGTAATTGGAAAATAtcttttattaatttaattatataaTAAGATTACATTACTTTTTAATTAATCCATTAGTTTCAAGAATTAACTCAATTAAGTatgtttggttttctttttcattcatattctgCATTGAAGCACATTTGTATTAAATTATTATATCATGTAAACATTACTATAATTGTATTGATTTAGGCAAACCTCCCTGTAATTTATTTAGGTTCACAAAAAGTATTTATACTAACTAAGGTTACTTTATGATCCTGTCGTATTTTGTCTTTTCAGTATAGGTTATTATTGCAACTGCTTTGGCATCCAAAATATCCCTTAAGCTTTTGATGGGCTGGTGGTGAGCCACAGTGTCACACCTTATGGCTGAGGTTGTGAAACGGTTGCTAATACGTCatgctcttctcctctcatctctcctctcatctctcacctcttccctcctctctctctctctctctctctctctctctctctctctctctctctctctctctctctctctctctctctctctctctctctctctctctctctctctctctctctctctctctctctttctctttctcttttcccatttcctctctctttctctttctctttctctttctcttttcccgtttcccatttcctctctctctctctctctctctctctctctctctctctctctctctctctctctctctctctctctctctctctctctctctcttcccgtttcttctctctctctctctctctctctctctctctctctctctctctctttcacttttcccgtttcttctctctctctctctctctctcttctggctGATTATTCCACCTATTAGGCCCGGGGTTGCAGCCGCGCTCCCCCCTTCTCATGTgccacacgcacagacaggaGCCCTTGGAGCTGTTCTGTGAGTCATGTGACCTTCTGTGCTGTAGCAGCTGTCACCTGTCTGGCCACAAGAACCACAGGTCAGTCGGCAGACGCGCACAGAGCACAAGGACACTGCAGgaaggggagatgggggggggggggggggggggggggggggttatctgcAGGTTATAAAAGTTGCGGCAACAACAGCAGCCACAACACACTCTAAGTGCCCTGTCACTTTTATCCACAACATCTGAATACACTATCCTTGGTTGCGCCTTGGTTCTCATTGCTTATGCATACACTGTTGCCTTCCACGGTAGAGCAGGCCACAGTGTCTTTCCTCTAAGGTCACCTGCATAATGTCCTGTCCCGTctgtgagcgggggggggggacaggtctGATCACCCTGGAGTGTCGGTGGTGTGTTGGATGCTGGGAGAGGCGGAGTAAGGAGGAGGTGGGCTAATGACCCGACATTGCTGTGTGTTAATGTCACCTTCCGGCCGGTGCAGGCTGGTGCACATCGGGAAGGCCCTTCAGGACCAGCAGTGGTTGTTTGAGAGCCTGGCGGTGCAGCTGGACGAGAGGAGGGCCAGCGTGGAGAACACTGCCAAGCAGGTAGAGGACAGGTCAGTCGAGATTCCCggtacaaacaaaacaaatccttTGGGAGGCACACTGACTAACTGTTTCAAGGTTAAGTCGTTTTTGTCACCGCTGGACTGGAAATTGGATAGATCGGACAAAGACGGTGACTATTCTGCAATTAATATCTTCCTTTCTATTGAGCTGCTCTGGCATTGTAGGAACAACAATGGCCGCAGATCGATATGAGATACCGAGTACAGCTGTGAATCTCAAGCTTGTGTTGTGATTTCCGTGTTCGCAATCAGAAGGGGATTTTGTGTCTCCATTATTTTGCAGGCTCCACGGAGTAAAGATCATGCAGAGGAAGGCAGAGAAccagattaaaatggcaaaaaTGATTATGATGAACGAGCTGAACAAACGGGCCGGCCTATTAATAGAGCAACTTGAGGTAATTACTtttgcctctcttcctcctcttccgtGGTTCGATTGACCATGAGGAATCTACAAGCAAGGAATGGGTTGCCACCGCGCTGTAATCATTCCTGAAAGCTGAGAGCGAAGGCGAGCCAATACTGATCAGTCAAAGCTGCTTACTGTAGCATCCTAGCAACTACGTCCGGCGAAGTAAAAGAACAACCATTGATTAGCCAGCAATCCATCCACACTTCCTGAGGTAAGTAATTAACTTTGATGGTGGACATGAATTTGTGCTCCTTTGCAGAAGATCTCCGAGGACTTCCAGCAGCGGTTGGATGATCAACTACAGGGCGCCATAGAGATCTGCGGACAACTGGACCATGTGCATCAGTTTGTTACCTGGGCAACGACTCAGCACTGCAGGAGCCCAGTGCTATTCAGCAAGGAGTTGGTAGGCTGCGATTAACAGCTCTGTCTTTTAGTCTACATAAGTGCAGTTCAAGTCATAAATGTGTTTAAATGAGATGTTAACAAGGAAGTGAATGCCCTTTTCCCTGTGAGATTTCACTTCAGATGCAGCAACTGCTTGAACCATCGCTCTACTTGGACTCATGGCTACCCGTGAAGATCAAGTTTAACTGGGATGCGAGCTACTGGACCAAGCAAGTAGCCTCTCTAGGTAACTAGCAGCTTGATAAACCAGGTAGCCTCTATAAGTAACTAGCAGGCGCAGCTTCATCAACCAAGTAGCCTCTCTAGGTAACTAGCAGCTTGATAAACCAAGTAACCTCTATAAGTAACTAGCAGCTTCATCAAACAAGTAGCCTCTATAAGTAACTAGCAGCTTCATCAACCAAGTAGCCTCTATAAGTAACTAGCAGCTTGATAAACCTAGTAGCCTCTATAAGTAACTAGCAGCTTTATCAACCTAGTAGCCTCTATAAGTATAGTAGCTTGATCAACCTAGTAGCCTCTATAAGTAACTAGCAGCTTGATAAACCTAGTAGCCTCTATAAGTAACTAGCAGCTTTATCAACCTAGTAGCCTCTATAAGTATAGTAGCTTGATCAACCTAGTAGCCTCTATAAGTAACTAGCAGCTTGATAAACCTAGTAGTCCATGGCGGCATTCTAACACATCTATACGTATGACTGGTTGTTCCCACAGGTCAAATTTCTGTTGAGGGGGGGAACTGCCCCTTTCCCCAGGCCTTGTCCTGCCCCAGCCTACTGAGGCCTCAGCCCGTCCCGTGCCTGTCGCTGCCCTCGGCCTGCCAGAGAGGCCGAGAGCtgggctgcggcggcggcggcggcggcggcggctaccAGGCGTGCTGCCAGCCTCAGCTGTGCTGCCTGCACGCCGGACCCCCTCAGCCGGGCCTGTCCGCCAGCATGCACAAGAACCAGCTGGATCCGGCCTCCTACAGCTCCGGCTGCGGCGTCCCGCCCACCCTTACCCCCGCCGCCCTCCACCAAACCCAGTCCCTCCAGAGCTGCTGGGACCCCCAGATCAGCAACCCGGGAGCGCAGGCCGCCACGCTGCAGTGCATCCCGCCTCCGCTTCCCCCGacgcccccgcctcctccttcctcgtCGCCGTCGCCGCCCGCCCCAGGCGGGGACTCTGTTTATCTTAGCGGTGGTCGGGACAACAgcctcccctcccatccccaaCACGCTACGCCGCAGCCCCAGTGCAAAGGGCATCCCGTGGGACGTATTCCTGAGAACCACAGCAAGCAGCCACGTGCAGAACTCCAGAGCAGGCCGGACCCGGGGGAGACCTTCCCCGCCAACaggcctcagcagcagcagcagcagaaggccGCCGCCCTGGACGGGATGGCAGAAGACGCCTtggaggggaggcagagggaggagcaCGGCCATAGACACACAGTGGGGGTGGGAGTCAGAGGGGGAACGAGTAGCAGCAGGGGGCCgcgggaggagagggtggagcaaGCCACCGGTCTCCAGGTGGAGCGTCAGTCCAAGGGGTTAACGCAAGCGGAGCGGCGGGAAGAGCAGCAACGGACCAGTCCcccgccaccagcaccaccagcaccaccaccaccaccaccaccaccaccacctccgcctccgctgCCTGGAGACCACAGAGATGCCAGGGTGAGGAATACATtctcatacaaaacatatttaGAAGAGCATGCACTTTTTGGTATTCAAATGCAGGATTCCTGCATGTCAGCAATATTTACTGGTGTGTGGGGGGCATGCATGTGTTGCGCTGATTACATTGAGCAATGATTGAGCAATTTCATATTTTGTGCCCCCATATTGGGCTCCTTCAAGTTTTTCTTTGAAAATTCATCAACCTACTTGATATGCGTTTAGAGCACATACATTTCTATAGGCGTTAGGCTACGAAATGTTGTACGTGTGTAAACACTGCTAAACCTACAAGGAAGGTTTAGCAGCTTGTGCAAGGGTGCACAAGCACTAAACAGATTGAAGTAGGTAACAGTTAAGGAAACACGAAGACTTATTGTAACATTTAGCCAGCACATGCACAATAATGCATGTTGGTAGGGTCTTTATCATTGTTATTGCAAATGATAAATGGAGGAAAGGCAGTACAGCCTTGAGTCccaaagaaaggaagaaaaggaaaaatcaaCGCGCTCACACCAAGTACTGAAAGACGGACGTTTTATTTTATGCTGAAATGATCAGTTGCCAAGGTTGACAGCTAGTGTAATAAAACAGATGGTGAAACAGCAAGCTGGAACATATTTCCTTTACAGCACAAAAAAAGCATCATCCAACACAAAGCCTCAGTTGTCACTTAAAATAGAAAACTGCGCAGAATGATGCAACTTCAAATCAAGGATGGCCTCATTTCTCATGAGCACACTTGATGTCAGAAGTTTGAACAACCACATaatcatcaaacacacacacacaaacacacacaccacacacacaaaaacatacacacacacacaaacaaacacaaacacacaaacagttccCATGTTTTCCAAGTCGCTGCGTCTGTAGTATGACAGAACCATTGAAGGGAAGCCGGTGCACATGTACTTAACCTGGCATTAATGAGGCACTCGGGGAATAGCATAGGCTGCCAGTTAGATCTCAGTTCCGGTTCCCACTCTTCCACACACAaatccctgctccctccctcgccgTCACGTCAGCGGGAGCGGGATTAGAAGTTCCTCCTTTGTCCCCCCTCGTTTTGAATCGGTCCTGCACCAGCTGTCCTCAGGGAGCAGGGATCAGGTGAGGTGTGTTTATAGGTGCAGGGTGATTATGAACACGTGCGGTGCTGTCGGATCCGCCTCGTTATTCTCTGCGGAGGAAAACATACTGATACCTCGAGAGCTCGGCGAGGAGCTTACAGGGAGCTGCCGTCAGGCGGGTTGTCACACTCGCAGACAGAGAACCACGGATTAAGTTGGGGACACCGTTCAGACGTTCTGTTGCGTTGTCTATTTTTTGGTGTAAAAACGCACACACGAGCGAGGCAAAAACGGCATGGAAGAGTGAGACGAAAAGGAGGGTTAATGAATGCTTTGCAAGCCGGGCTAAATCTCGACCACCTTGATGTTTCATTTACATATGATAATTGAGGTTATAACAGGCCTTTCATTTAGCAGTGAACATAAATAATCTATGCGGTTGTGTTGATCCATCTTAACGTTTGAGGTGATTGGGCGGTTTAATCTTTTTAATGATGATTTTCCTGATttactttctgtgtgtgtgtgtttgacacatTGAAAAGTGTGTttaacacacacccccccattcttttctctccgtctctctgacaAACCGTAATGGCTGCACATAATCACTGTTGTATCGCCGCTCAGTGGCTGTCGCGAAAGCCTCTTTAGTTTGTTTgctttattgtgtgtgcgtgtgcatgcgtgtgtgtgcgtgtgtatgtgtgcctgtcggtgcgtgtgtgtgtgtgcctgtcggtgcgtgtgtgcgtgtgtgtgtgtgcctgtgtgtgcctgttggtgtgtgtgtgtgtgtgtgtgcgtgcctgtgtgtgcctgttggtgtgtgtgtgtgtgtgcctgtcggtgcgtgtgtgtgtgtgcctgtcggtgcgtgtgtgcgtgtgtgcgtgcctgtgtgtgcctgttggtgtgtgtgtgtgtgtgtgtgtgtgcgtgtgcctgtgtgtgcctgttggtgtgtgtatgtgtgcgtgtgtgcgtgcctgtgtgtgcctgttggtgtgtgtgtgtgtgtgtgtgtgtgtgtgcgcgtgcctgcgTCATCCCTCCCTGACAGAGACCCTCGTCCCTGGAGGCGTCGCTGACAGCCCACGGGAGCGGAGCCGAGGCCCCCAGCAGCAGGCGCTCCTCCGGCTCGGCgtgtgggaggaggagcagccgcTCCCAGAGCATCCCAGCAGAACCGCCCGCAGCCCCCGCacccagcgccgccgccgccgccgccgccagcctGGGGGGCGGAGCTCCGGACCAGGTAGAGCTCAGCGCCCGCCCACCGTCTGCCGGATCGATCCCCTTCTCCGAGAGGACGGAACCGGCCGGGAGACGCGACTGCAAACCACTTATACAATCTTAAGGCCGACATCGATTTCCGTTCAgttctaatttttttttaaatacagctGCCTTTAATGTTGATTTGGTcgatgtatgtatatatgtttattaaTAATTCAATCCACTGTTAAATAGACTCGCATGCTAGGTACGCTCGGAACGAGGGCTGTTTTCTTTAAGGTTCTCCCCGCGTTTCCTATCATCCTCAGTACAGCCGCACGGATGAGAGGCGGCGGAGGTCGTCCGACGGGGTGATCCAGTGTGTTGCCAGGCAGAAAAAGCCAGCCCCAGTTGGCCGCACACGTTGCAGAGGACAGGGCTCCCTGCAACTTCCGTCCCCATTGTTGTATTATAAGACCGAGCCAGGTGCTGCACCGTTTCATTCATGTCGTCACATGTAtcgctctgctgctgctgtccacTATAGAGCAAACTCAAAGCTGTTCTTTAAAAGCACCTCTCTCCAATCAGATCACCCTTTTTCGAAAGACGAAACGGAGTATAAAGTGGAAGAGATATGCTACAAAGGGAGGAACGTACCGAAAACCAACAGGTAACTATGCTCAGAACAGCAGCAGACTTGAACCGGAAATCAGGCGGGAAAAAAACCATTTGAtcaccttgtgtgtgttttgttgaagCGAAAGGGACTTCGTGGGGGCGGCTGACAGTCCAAAGGTCCCGGTGGTATGTCTGGAACGGCTCAAAGTGCTGGTGTCTCGCCTGCCCCCGCACGGACGGCGCCAGAGCGACCCGCTCccggccggggccggggcctgCTCCCAGAGGCCAGCCCGGGCTGATGGCCGGGGCCAGGTGGGTGACATCTGTTCTCTGGGCTGCAGTCTTAAGGTGC
This genomic window contains:
- the trim66 gene encoding tripartite motif-containing protein 66 isoform X2, which codes for MERSCSDCPVPRLAQSLCTLCNKWLCYQCTNMHQHHRPLATSQYADLDLHQPPPPPGSHCPDGTHQRGPGPLALPTAEPGPGLQPRSPLLMCHTHRQEPLELFCESCDLLCCSSCHLSGHKNHRLVHIGKALQDQQWLFESLAVQLDERRASVENTAKQVEDRLHGVKIMQRKAENQIKMAKMIMMNELNKRAGLLIEQLEKISEDFQQRLDDQLQGAIEICGQLDHVHQFVTWATTQHCRSPVLFSKELMQQLLEPSLYLDSWLPVKIKFNWDASYWTKQVASLGQISVEGGNCPFPQALSCPSLLRPQPVPCLSLPSACQRGRELGCGGGGGGGGYQACCQPQLCCLHAGPPQPGLSASMHKNQLDPASYSSGCGVPPTLTPAALHQTQSLQSCWDPQISNPGAQAATLQCIPPPLPPTPPPPPSSSPSPPAPGGDSVYLSGGRDNSLPSHPQHATPQPQCKGHPVGRIPENHSKQPRAELQSRPDPGETFPANRPQQQQQQKAAALDGMAEDALEGRQREEHGHRHTVGVGVRGGTSSSRGPREERVEQATGLQVERQSKGLTQAERREEQQRTSPPPPAPPAPPPPPPPPPPPPPLPGDHRDARRPSSLEASLTAHGSGAEAPSSRRSSGSACGRRSSRSQSIPAEPPAAPAPSAAAAAAASLGGGAPDQYSRTDERRRRSSDGVIQCVARQKKPAPVGRTRCRGQGSLQLPSPLLYYKTEPDHPFSKDETEYKVEEICYKGRNVPKTNSERDFVGAADSPKVPVVCLERLKVLVSRLPPHGRRQSDPLPAGAGACSQRPARADGRGQDNPGGSAFRRATLLFNTPPYTASQSPGRPTAPGDLYDPQGTPEPKHLVPSPDTDSDSEPELLSEPEPEPDPGYDPQHDSDLSQEYEPHLGSSSSSSSSEADPEAVALAESACTGERDPGGDWDAAEASDPLRADYQPPGQRDYDHGGPGDAVDLDPADDTDSEADAEAKSGGQHQRHQHPHPDSEHRFQADDSDSDVTSNHPRDSQFSGDSDPELDLSEPDVNNNDDDDDDDDDDDGGDDEPQALRSDLDEGPPVGHRGLLIANPGPGGETGQHGEEMESEDFCAVCLIGGDLLCCDRCPKVFHLACHIPPLLSFPTGDWICTLCRDVMQPEVEYDCEMERTAAVLGLSSCDQRKCQRLTLLLFSNVLSAPFHEPVSPLARHYYQIIKRPMDLSQIRARLSKGNTRRYASPEEYVADVYLMFRNCAKFNYPDSEVAQAGRSLESFFNSRLNEAFPLGVFLPAGQDSDSDDEYDEAYRAAENGFPWPERREQSHRKRKRRHSLNSRKHHL
- the trim66 gene encoding tripartite motif-containing protein 66 isoform X1, coding for MERSCSDCPVPRLAQSLCTLCNKWLCYQCTNMHQHHRPLATSQYADLDLHQPPPPPGSHCPDGTHQRGPGPLALPTAEPGPGLQPRSPLLMCHTHRQEPLELFCESCDLLCCSSCHLSGHKNHRLVHIGKALQDQQWLFESLAVQLDERRASVENTAKQVEDRLHGVKIMQRKAENQIKMAKMIMMNELNKRAGLLIEQLEKISEDFQQRLDDQLQGAIEICGQLDHVHQFVTWATTQHCRSPVLFSKELISLQMQQLLEPSLYLDSWLPVKIKFNWDASYWTKQVASLGQISVEGGNCPFPQALSCPSLLRPQPVPCLSLPSACQRGRELGCGGGGGGGGYQACCQPQLCCLHAGPPQPGLSASMHKNQLDPASYSSGCGVPPTLTPAALHQTQSLQSCWDPQISNPGAQAATLQCIPPPLPPTPPPPPSSSPSPPAPGGDSVYLSGGRDNSLPSHPQHATPQPQCKGHPVGRIPENHSKQPRAELQSRPDPGETFPANRPQQQQQQKAAALDGMAEDALEGRQREEHGHRHTVGVGVRGGTSSSRGPREERVEQATGLQVERQSKGLTQAERREEQQRTSPPPPAPPAPPPPPPPPPPPPPLPGDHRDARRPSSLEASLTAHGSGAEAPSSRRSSGSACGRRSSRSQSIPAEPPAAPAPSAAAAAAASLGGGAPDQYSRTDERRRRSSDGVIQCVARQKKPAPVGRTRCRGQGSLQLPSPLLYYKTEPDHPFSKDETEYKVEEICYKGRNVPKTNSERDFVGAADSPKVPVVCLERLKVLVSRLPPHGRRQSDPLPAGAGACSQRPARADGRGQDNPGGSAFRRATLLFNTPPYTASQSPGRPTAPGDLYDPQGTPEPKHLVPSPDTDSDSEPELLSEPEPEPDPGYDPQHDSDLSQEYEPHLGSSSSSSSSEADPEAVALAESACTGERDPGGDWDAAEASDPLRADYQPPGQRDYDHGGPGDAVDLDPADDTDSEADAEAKSGGQHQRHQHPHPDSEHRFQADDSDSDVTSNHPRDSQFSGDSDPELDLSEPDVNNNDDDDDDDDDDDGGDDEPQALRSDLDEGPPVGHRGLLIANPGPGGETGQHGEEMESEDFCAVCLIGGDLLCCDRCPKVFHLACHIPPLLSFPTGDWICTLCRDVMQPEVEYDCEMERTAAVLGLSSCDQRKCQRLTLLLFSNVLSAPFHEPVSPLARHYYQIIKRPMDLSQIRARLSKGNTRRYASPEEYVADVYLMFRNCAKFNYPDSEVAQAGRSLESFFNSRLNEAFPLGVFLPAGQDSDSDDEYDEAYRAAENGFPWPERREQSHRKRKRRHSLNSRKHHL